The Alteromonas mediterranea DE genome contains the following window.
TTGCTCACTTCAGCAAAAATATCCAGCGCAGACTTATCGGAAGTTTGCCCATCAGACAACTGTTTAAAGCCCTTGCCAACCTCTTCTCTTAGTATCTCAAGTTGCTGTTGTTTCGAAACATCTTTTTCAAACAACAACCGTAAACCATCTCTGATCACCTCGCTTGCAGATGTGTAAAGTCCTGATGCAACTTTTTCATTGATGCGTTTTTCAAATTCAGAGCCAAGAGTAACGTTCATAAACACCTCCACATGTTATGCTTATATTATGCGCATGTTATGATCATTTTGCTAATCTAAAGGTAGACTTTTTACAAAGTAGTACTAATTGCGCAAATTGGCTGGAATCTTGGTTGAGAATCAAAGTAGTTATGCAAAGAATTTGCAAAGTTTCTTTTTTGTCTGATAGGTAATTGATTTTATAAAACTAAAATAGCCACCGTCTTTTCAAAATCCGTTGCTAGCGATAGCGTGGCGGTTCAAGTCCGCCCACTGGTACCAAACATTAAACCAACTTTTCAGTTGGTTTTTTTGTATCTGAATTTCAACAAATCGCCACGCAAGCGTGTCGGCCGAGTGTCGGTCCAATCAAAGTCCGCCCACTGGTACCATCTCTTCTTTATGAAGTAGATACTGAAACCGGCTCTACACCATAAACGGGGGATCAGTATTTATCCTGTTCTATTAATTTGGGGTAAATCAGACGAGTAAATTAACTTCAAACAAAAGCTTTTTCAGGTCTTGTCTAGAATCAAAAACTAGAAGAAGAATGACTGTCTTTGTAGACTCTTCAACTCGGTAAAGCACCACATTATGACTATCGACAAGAAGCTGCCTGTATTCGGTTAACCCTAACTCCAGGAGCCTGTCACTATGAGGCGCAGAATACGGATTTCCAGAGAGTTGAGACTTAACTTTCGATTTAATAGCTCGCTTGGCCTCGTTTGCAACATTGTGATTAAATTTTCTGATTAAAAATGCATCCAGTTTTTTCAAACAAAGTTTAAAAACCGGTGTCACTTTTATGCTGTATTCAATCGTCGTCAAATGCTTCATCCAGATCCAATAGCCCGTTCTGTCGCGCTCTGCGTTCTGACAAATTTATGAGTTTTAATAATGCTATAGTTTGTTGCTGTTCTTCGTAGTCATTCGCATCCTGAATAACATACTTTGGCTTGCCATTTTGCGTGACCAAAATGGGGTTATCCAATTCCAGATGATTCGCATGTTCCTTCATGTAAGATACAGTTTGAGTTTTCATGACAATTTCTAT
Protein-coding sequences here:
- a CDS encoding type II toxin-antitoxin system ParD family antitoxin, which encodes MNVTLGSEFEKRINEKVASGLYTSASEVIRDGLRLLFEKDVSKQQQLEILREEVGKGFKQLSDGQTSDKSALDIFAEVSKEIDGKV
- a CDS encoding type II toxin-antitoxin system RelE/ParE family toxin, whose amino-acid sequence is MKHLTTIEYSIKVTPVFKLCLKKLDAFLIRKFNHNVANEAKRAIKSKVKSQLSGNPYSAPHSDRLLELGLTEYRQLLVDSHNVVLYRVEESTKTVILLLVFDSRQDLKKLLFEVNLLV
- a CDS encoding type II toxin-antitoxin system prevent-host-death family antitoxin, coding for MKTQTVSYMKEHANHLELDNPILVTQNGKPKYVIQDANDYEEQQQTIALLKLINLSERRARQNGLLDLDEAFDDD